One Spirochaeta africana DSM 8902 genomic window carries:
- a CDS encoding efflux RND transporter periplasmic adaptor subunit translates to MKISKTYVRVVATIAAVVLVTAGCSVVGNNATEADAGQSGVAADSRTGGDAATTGNRDSDISVAVRGYEAAAGSLADAIPVSGTVAGIREATVVTETQGVIQEVLFELGERVEAGSALVRFDDRAEAAGLRQAEQQLSAARLDYESAQRRFERGSASQAELTQARAAAAGAESAREQARRAYENRTVRAPFSGHIADAGSEIQVGNLLSPGSRVVRIVDTSRLRMRVGVGERSVGRIQSGNPVQVFVSSFRNEAFPGVVRSVGAGADPLSGSFPVIIEWKNPPAFQGRSGLSGNASIAAADAETVIIAPAAAVTSRQGRTVVFVAVDGVAREREVRLAGRRGPRAAVVEGLQPGDVVISSGVSSLEDGSLVTVSIVGISTDIQ, encoded by the coding sequence ATGAAGATATCAAAAACGTACGTGCGTGTCGTAGCAACTATAGCTGCCGTGGTGCTGGTGACAGCCGGGTGCTCTGTTGTAGGCAATAACGCGACCGAGGCGGATGCCGGGCAATCCGGGGTGGCAGCTGATTCCCGCACCGGCGGTGATGCGGCTACGACAGGTAACCGGGACTCCGATATCTCTGTGGCCGTCCGCGGTTACGAGGCCGCTGCCGGGTCGTTGGCAGATGCCATCCCGGTCTCCGGTACGGTTGCCGGTATTCGCGAGGCAACCGTGGTAACTGAAACCCAGGGGGTTATTCAGGAGGTGCTGTTCGAGCTGGGGGAACGGGTAGAGGCAGGCTCAGCCCTGGTCCGGTTCGATGATCGGGCCGAAGCTGCAGGGCTGCGACAGGCCGAGCAGCAGCTGTCGGCAGCGCGCCTGGATTATGAGTCGGCTCAACGCCGCTTTGAGCGCGGCAGTGCCAGCCAGGCTGAGCTGACCCAGGCGCGGGCAGCTGCCGCCGGGGCTGAAAGCGCTCGTGAACAGGCCCGTCGGGCCTACGAGAACCGGACAGTACGGGCGCCCTTTTCCGGACACATTGCGGACGCCGGTTCCGAGATCCAGGTCGGTAATCTGCTGAGCCCGGGCAGCCGGGTAGTGCGAATTGTCGATACCTCCCGGTTGCGCATGCGCGTCGGGGTTGGCGAGCGCTCGGTGGGTCGTATCCAGTCGGGAAATCCGGTGCAGGTATTCGTGTCCAGTTTCCGGAACGAGGCCTTCCCCGGGGTGGTGCGCAGTGTCGGGGCAGGGGCCGATCCTCTGTCGGGCAGCTTCCCGGTGATCATTGAGTGGAAGAATCCGCCAGCTTTTCAGGGGCGCAGCGGCCTGTCCGGGAATGCCAGTATAGCTGCGGCAGATGCCGAGACGGTAATTATTGCCCCCGCTGCGGCGGTAACCAGTCGGCAGGGACGAACCGTGGTGTTTGTTGCTGTCGACGGAGTCGCACGTGAACGGGAAGTACGGCTGGCTGGCCGTCGCGGACCACGCGCCGCGGTGGTGGAGGGTCT
- a CDS encoding THUMP domain-containing class I SAM-dependent RNA methyltransferase, which yields MINSTGNFFAVAVPGTEGAVAAELRELGVEFPAAEHGGVSWQGRPVDAERIAGLALTPSRLLMRIAEFPVTRFPELVRKTANLPWDQLLSRPDFSVRASCHRSKLYHSAAVEQRIRLGIEQRIAGSPLLHAAPVPDHPSTLIVVRIQHNQCQISITLGNPDLHRRGYRHAGAKAPLRENLAAVLLQLSGWDGNSALYDPFCGSGTIPIEAALLARRRGYSPNIYGSDRDAGACSISATNAAQAGCSAAVTIRQHSISDLHQSAPHSHVHVVTNPPYGKRINSTRDMRNLYARFGKVLQTEFPGSSLTVLCTAGTEGDILLGQLGFPVQTVTSFSNGGLPTAVRTGTIPV from the coding sequence ATGATCAACAGCACTGGGAATTTTTTTGCCGTGGCGGTACCCGGCACAGAGGGAGCAGTTGCAGCCGAACTGCGGGAACTCGGGGTTGAATTCCCGGCCGCCGAGCATGGCGGGGTAAGCTGGCAGGGCCGTCCAGTCGATGCCGAACGGATTGCCGGGCTGGCACTCACCCCAAGCAGGCTGCTGATGCGTATCGCCGAGTTCCCGGTAACCCGATTCCCGGAACTGGTCCGCAAAACCGCCAACCTGCCCTGGGATCAGCTGCTGTCCCGGCCAGATTTTTCTGTTCGCGCCAGTTGTCACCGTTCCAAGCTCTACCATTCAGCCGCAGTTGAACAGCGTATCCGGCTGGGTATAGAACAGCGTATTGCCGGATCACCGCTGCTCCACGCTGCCCCCGTCCCAGATCATCCCTCGACATTAATTGTGGTCCGCATCCAGCATAATCAGTGCCAGATCAGTATCACCCTCGGCAATCCCGATCTGCATCGCCGCGGCTACCGCCACGCCGGGGCCAAGGCACCACTGCGGGAGAATCTCGCAGCAGTCCTGCTGCAGCTCTCCGGCTGGGACGGCAACTCAGCCCTGTACGATCCCTTCTGCGGTTCAGGAACGATTCCGATCGAGGCTGCTCTACTTGCCCGACGCCGCGGATACAGCCCGAACATTTATGGCTCTGATCGCGATGCTGGTGCCTGCAGTATCTCAGCGACCAATGCGGCTCAAGCCGGCTGTAGTGCTGCGGTGACAATCCGGCAGCACTCGATCAGCGATCTGCACCAGTCTGCACCGCATAGTCACGTCCATGTGGTAACCAACCCTCCCTACGGCAAACGAATAAACTCTACCCGGGACATGAGGAACCTCTATGCACGCTTTGGCAAGGTTTTACAAACGGAATTCCCGGGCAGCAGCCTCACGGTATTGTGCACCGCTGGAACCGAAGGTGATATCCTGCTGGGGCAGCTTGGATTTCCGGTGCAGACTGTCACATCCTTTTCCAACGGCGGGCTGCCAACCGCGGTCAGAACAGGCACAATCCCGGTATAA